A single window of Onychomys torridus chromosome 8, mOncTor1.1, whole genome shotgun sequence DNA harbors:
- the LOC118588761 gene encoding LOW QUALITY PROTEIN: keratin-associated protein 9-1-like (The sequence of the model RefSeq protein was modified relative to this genomic sequence to represent the inferred CDS: substituted 1 base at 1 genomic stop codon): MTNSCCSSCCQPTCCETTCCRTTFCKPTCETSYCCQPCCQPCCQPSCQPSCCKTIXCRTTCCKPSCVDSCCQPCCQPSCCKTICCRTTCCKPTCVTTCCQPCCCKTTCCKPTCVTTCCQPCCCETTCCKTTCCKPTCVTACCQPCCQPSCCEPSCCQPCYCEPSCCQPSCCPTCYETTCY; the protein is encoded by the coding sequence ATGACCAACTCCTGCTGCTCCTCTTGCTGCCAGCCCACCTGTTGTGAAACCACCTGCTGCAGGACAACCTTCTGTAAGCCAACCTGTGAGACCAGCTactgctgccagccctgctgccagccctgctgccaacccagctgccagcccagctgctgcaaGACCATCTGATGCAGAACCACCTGCTGTAAGCCATCCTGTGTGGACAGCTGCTGCCAGCcatgctgccagcccagctgctgcaaGACCATCTGCTGCAGAACCACCTGCTGTAAGCCAACATGTGTGACcacctgctgccagccctgctgctgcAAGACCACCTGCTGTAAGCCAACATGTGTCACcacctgctgccagccctgctgctgtgaAACCACCTGCTGTAAGACCACCTGCTGTAAGCCAACCTGTGTGACTGCCTGCTGCCAGCcatgctgccagcccagctgttGTGaacccagctgctgccagccctgctattgtgagcccagctgctgccagcctaGCTGCTGCCCAACCTGCTATGAAACTACCTGCTACTAG